The Nitrosomonas sp. sh817 genome includes a window with the following:
- the tnpA gene encoding IS200/IS605 family transposase, with the protein MDYRYGSHTVYQIEYHFVWVTKYRYKILKGEVAERVRELVRQTCEAFEMRIVQGVVSKDHVHILVSCPPEMAPSEIMRRLKGRTSSYLFEEFPHLKKRYWGRHFWARGYFCVTVGQMTEEMIKQYLEHHFEPNPNDNFKMEPE; encoded by the coding sequence ATGGATTATAGATATGGAAGTCATACGGTTTATCAGATTGAATATCATTTTGTATGGGTAACGAAGTATAGATATAAGATTCTGAAGGGAGAAGTAGCAGAACGAGTACGAGAGTTGGTTCGTCAGACGTGTGAAGCATTTGAAATGAGAATTGTACAGGGTGTAGTAAGTAAGGATCATGTGCATATTCTGGTGAGTTGTCCGCCGGAGATGGCTCCGAGTGAGATCATGAGGCGGCTAAAAGGACGAACATCGAGCTATCTGTTTGAAGAATTTCCTCACTTGAAGAAGCGGTACTGGGGAAGGCATTTTTGGGCGCGAGGGTATTTCTGCGTGACAGTAGGTCAGATGACAGAAGAGATGATCAAACAATACTTGGAGCATCATTTTGAGCCAAATCCAAACGACAATTTTAAAATGGAGCCGGAATAA